In one window of Streptomyces sp. FXJ1.172 DNA:
- the msiK gene encoding diacetylchitobiose ABC transporter ATP-binding protein MsiK, translated as MATVTFDKATRIYPGSTKPAVDGLDIAIEDGEFLVLVGPSGCGKSTSLRMLAGLEDVNGGAIRIGDRDVTHLPPKDRDIAMVFQNYALYPHMTVADNMGFALKIAGVNKAEIRQKVEEAAKILDLTEYLDRKPKALSGGQRQRVAMGRAIVREPQVFLMDEPLSNLDAKLRVSTRTQIASLQRRLGITTVYVTHDQVEAMTMGDRVAVLKDGLLQQVDSPRNMYDKPANLFVAGFIGSPAMNLVEVPITDGGVKFGNSVVPVNREALKAATDKGDKTVTVGVRPEHFDVVELDGGAAASLSKDSADAPAGLAVSVNVVEETGADGYVYGTVEVGGERRDLVVRVSSRAVPEKGSTLHVVPRPGEIHVFSTSTGERLSD; from the coding sequence ATGGCCACTGTCACGTTCGACAAGGCGACCCGGATCTACCCGGGTTCCACCAAGCCCGCCGTCGACGGTCTCGACATCGCGATCGAGGACGGCGAGTTCCTCGTCCTGGTCGGCCCGTCCGGTTGCGGAAAGTCCACCTCCCTGCGAATGCTCGCGGGCCTGGAGGACGTCAACGGCGGCGCCATCCGCATCGGTGACCGCGACGTCACCCACCTGCCGCCCAAGGACCGGGACATCGCCATGGTGTTCCAGAACTACGCGCTGTACCCGCACATGACGGTCGCCGACAACATGGGCTTCGCCCTCAAGATCGCCGGCGTCAACAAGGCGGAGATCCGGCAGAAGGTCGAGGAGGCCGCGAAGATCCTCGACCTCACCGAGTACCTCGACCGCAAGCCGAAGGCGCTCTCCGGCGGTCAGCGCCAGCGTGTCGCGATGGGCCGCGCGATCGTCCGTGAGCCGCAGGTCTTCCTCATGGACGAGCCGCTGTCCAACCTGGACGCCAAGCTCCGCGTGTCGACCCGTACGCAGATCGCCTCGCTGCAGCGCCGTCTCGGCATCACCACCGTCTACGTCACCCACGACCAGGTCGAGGCCATGACGATGGGCGACCGCGTGGCGGTCCTCAAGGACGGTCTGCTCCAGCAGGTCGACTCGCCGCGCAACATGTACGACAAGCCCGCGAACCTCTTCGTCGCCGGCTTCATCGGCTCCCCGGCCATGAACCTGGTCGAGGTCCCGATCACCGACGGCGGCGTGAAGTTCGGCAACAGCGTGGTCCCGGTCAACCGCGAGGCCCTGAAGGCCGCCACCGACAAGGGTGACAAGACGGTGACCGTGGGCGTGCGCCCCGAGCACTTCGACGTGGTCGAGCTGGACGGCGGCGCGGCGGCCTCCCTGAGCAAGGACAGCGCCGACGCCCCGGCCGGTCTCGCCGTCTCCGTGAACGTGGTCGAGGAGACCGGCGCCGACGGCTACGTCTACGGCACCGTCGAGGTCGGCGGCGAGCGCAGGGACCTCGTGGTCCGCGTCAGCAGCCGCGCCGTGCCGGAGAAGGGCTCCACGCTGCACGTCGTGCCGCGGCCGGGCGAGATCCACGTCTTCTCCACCTCCACGGGAGAGCGCCTCTCCGACTGA
- a CDS encoding GNAT family N-acetyltransferase, with protein MIRAATSADVPVIHALIRELAEYEKCVEEARATEEQLREALFGARPAAYAHLAVDDASGEPVGLALWFLNFSTWRGVHGIYLEDLYVRPSARGGGHGRALLTELARICVERGYGRLEWAVLNWNRPAIGFYESLGARPQDEWTVYRLTDEALEKLGGPAH; from the coding sequence ATGATTCGTGCCGCGACCTCTGCCGACGTCCCCGTCATCCACGCCCTGATCCGCGAACTGGCCGAGTACGAGAAGTGCGTGGAGGAGGCGCGGGCGACCGAGGAGCAGCTGCGCGAGGCGCTGTTCGGGGCGCGGCCGGCCGCGTACGCGCACCTCGCGGTGGACGACGCGAGCGGCGAGCCGGTCGGCCTCGCGCTGTGGTTCCTGAACTTCTCCACCTGGCGCGGGGTGCACGGCATCTACCTGGAGGACCTGTACGTGCGCCCGAGCGCGCGCGGCGGCGGCCACGGCCGGGCGCTGCTGACCGAGCTGGCGCGGATCTGCGTGGAGCGCGGTTACGGGCGGCTGGAGTGGGCCGTGCTGAACTGGAACCGGCCCGCGATCGGCTTCTACGAGTCCCTGGGCGCCCGCCCGCAGGACGAGTGGACGGTGTACCGGCTGACCGACGAGGCGCTCGAGAAGCTGGGCGGTCCGGCGCACTGA
- a CDS encoding NAD(P)/FAD-dependent oxidoreductase has translation MSSSVSRVVGGGAGGVVNGGISFWYADDGLPVVREPLSGDASADVVIVGGGYTGLWTAYYLKKAAPFLRITVLEQKFCGYGASGRNGGWLYNGIAGRDRYAKLHGHEAAVRLQKAMNDTVAEVIAVAGAEGIDADIHRGGVLEVATTPAQLARLKAFHAHELSYGEKDRELYGARETAERIRVADAVGSTWTPHGARLHPVKLVKGLAAAVAALGVTIHESTPVTEIRPKHAVTPYGTVRAPYVLRCTEGFTACLRGQKRTWLPMNSSMIATEPLTEEQWASIGWHGRETLGDMAHAYMYAQATADGRIALGGRGMPYRFGSRTDNDGRTQAATVEALHEILTRFFPSLAGVRVEHAWSGVLGVPRDWCATVTLDRSTGLGWAGGYVGSGVATTNLAARTLRDLVQQDSGQSGRTELTELPWVNHKVRKWEPEPLRWLGVHGMYATYRAADQRERLRPGTESSRLARVADKVAGRH, from the coding sequence ATGAGCAGCTCGGTGAGCAGAGTCGTGGGCGGCGGCGCGGGCGGCGTCGTCAATGGCGGGATCTCCTTCTGGTACGCGGACGACGGTCTGCCGGTGGTGCGCGAGCCGCTGTCCGGGGACGCGTCGGCGGACGTCGTCATCGTCGGCGGCGGGTACACGGGGCTGTGGACGGCGTACTACCTGAAGAAGGCCGCGCCCTTCCTGCGGATCACGGTCCTGGAACAGAAGTTCTGCGGGTACGGCGCCTCCGGCCGCAACGGCGGCTGGCTCTACAACGGCATCGCCGGCCGCGACCGGTACGCGAAGCTGCACGGCCACGAGGCCGCCGTGCGCCTGCAGAAGGCGATGAACGACACCGTGGCGGAGGTGATCGCGGTGGCCGGGGCGGAGGGCATCGACGCGGACATCCACCGCGGCGGCGTCCTCGAAGTCGCCACCACCCCGGCCCAGTTGGCACGCCTGAAGGCCTTCCACGCGCACGAGCTGTCGTACGGCGAGAAGGACCGGGAGCTGTACGGCGCCCGGGAGACGGCCGAGCGGATCCGGGTCGCGGACGCGGTCGGTTCGACCTGGACCCCGCACGGCGCCCGGCTGCACCCGGTGAAGCTGGTGAAGGGGCTCGCGGCGGCCGTGGCGGCCCTGGGCGTCACCATCCACGAGTCGACACCGGTGACCGAGATCCGCCCCAAGCACGCGGTCACCCCCTACGGCACCGTCCGCGCCCCCTACGTGCTGCGCTGCACGGAGGGCTTCACGGCCTGCCTGAGGGGGCAGAAGCGCACCTGGCTGCCGATGAACTCCTCGATGATCGCGACCGAGCCGCTGACCGAGGAGCAGTGGGCTTCGATCGGCTGGCACGGCCGGGAGACCCTCGGCGACATGGCGCACGCCTACATGTACGCGCAGGCCACGGCCGACGGGCGGATCGCGCTGGGCGGGCGCGGGATGCCGTACCGCTTCGGGTCGAGGACGGACAACGACGGCCGGACGCAGGCGGCGACCGTCGAGGCCCTGCACGAGATCCTGACCCGCTTCTTCCCGTCGCTCGCCGGGGTGCGGGTGGAGCACGCCTGGTCGGGCGTCCTCGGGGTGCCGCGCGACTGGTGCGCGACCGTCACCCTGGACCGCTCGACGGGCCTCGGCTGGGCGGGCGGCTACGTCGGTTCCGGTGTCGCCACCACCAATCTGGCCGCCCGAACCCTGCGCGACCTGGTCCAGCAGGACTCCGGCCAGAGCGGCCGCACCGAGCTGACGGAGCTGCCCTGGGTGAACCACAAGGTCCGCAAGTGGGAGCCGGAGCCGTTGCGCTGGCTGGGCGTCCACGGCATGTACGCCACCTACCGCGCCGCCGACCAGCGCGAACGCCTGCGCCCGGGCACGGAGTCCTCCCGCCTGGCGAGGGTGGCGGACAAGGTGGCGGGGCGGCACTGA
- a CDS encoding pentapeptide repeat-containing protein produces MARRATGAGAGVSRVKGARRPQVRLPPLEPWPGGQLAPDGDYDGLEFREADLAGQDGAGARFMDCALRQCAVDETGLRNARFLDTVLHGLRGVGTDLAEATFRDVELADPRLGGTQLHGAVLERVVVRGGKIDFLNLRMARLRDVVFDSCVLVEPDFAGARLERVEFVNCSLKDADFGGATLTDVDLRGAAPLGISRGLDRMSGAVISTGQLLDLAPALAAELGIRVE; encoded by the coding sequence ATGGCGAGGCGAGCGACGGGTGCGGGTGCGGGTGTGAGCAGGGTGAAGGGCGCGCGGCGGCCGCAGGTGCGGCTGCCGCCCCTGGAGCCGTGGCCGGGCGGGCAGCTGGCGCCCGACGGTGACTACGACGGGCTGGAGTTCCGGGAGGCGGACCTGGCCGGGCAGGACGGCGCCGGGGCCCGGTTCATGGACTGCGCGCTCAGACAGTGCGCGGTGGACGAGACCGGGCTGCGCAACGCCCGTTTCCTGGACACCGTCCTGCACGGGCTGCGCGGGGTCGGCACGGATCTCGCCGAGGCGACCTTCCGCGACGTCGAGCTGGCCGACCCCCGCCTGGGCGGCACCCAGCTGCACGGCGCCGTCCTGGAGCGGGTCGTCGTCCGCGGCGGCAAGATCGACTTCCTCAACCTCCGCATGGCCCGTCTCAGAGACGTGGTCTTCGACTCCTGCGTGCTCGTCGAGCCGGACTTCGCCGGCGCCCGGCTGGAGCGGGTCGAGTTCGTGAACTGCTCCCTGAAGGACGCCGACTTCGGCGGGGCGACGCTGACGGACGTCGACCTGCGCGGGGCCGCCCCGCTGGGGATCAGCCGGGGGCTGGACCGGATGTCCGGGGCGGTGATCAGCACCGGCCAGCTGCTGGACCTGGCCCCGGCGCTGGCCGCGGAGCTGGGGATCAGGGTGGAGTAG
- the arfB gene encoding alternative ribosome rescue aminoacyl-tRNA hydrolase ArfB — protein MVDMSGPYLIRGSVSLPEAELMWRFSRSSGPGGQHVNTSDSQVELRFDLAGTEALPPVWKERALQRLAGRLVDGVVTVRASEHRSQWRNRETAAVRLASLLAEASAPPPKPRRPTRIPRGINERRLREKKQRSDTKRGRSGRDWQ, from the coding sequence ATGGTGGACATGTCCGGTCCCTACCTCATCCGTGGCTCCGTCTCGCTGCCCGAGGCCGAGCTGATGTGGCGTTTCTCCAGGTCGTCGGGGCCCGGCGGACAGCACGTCAACACCAGTGACTCGCAGGTGGAGCTGCGCTTCGACCTCGCGGGCACCGAGGCGCTGCCTCCGGTGTGGAAGGAGCGGGCGTTGCAGCGGCTGGCCGGCCGGCTCGTCGACGGAGTCGTCACCGTCCGTGCCTCCGAGCACCGCTCCCAATGGCGCAACCGCGAGACCGCCGCCGTACGCCTCGCCTCGCTCCTCGCGGAGGCCAGCGCGCCGCCGCCCAAGCCCCGCAGGCCGACCCGCATCCCGCGCGGCATCAACGAACGCCGGCTGCGTGAGAAGAAGCAGCGCTCGGACACGAAGCGGGGCCGCTCGGGCCGCGACTGGCAGTGA
- a CDS encoding M1 family metallopeptidase, which produces MSRSVRLVPAAAVMLTFSLVLTGTACDGGVHGTPGGPGVGDPYFPKAGNGGYDVGHYGLTLDYTPATRHLTGTAVITATATRDLSAFDLDLAGLHVDSVTVEGEDAPFSRAGQELTVRPRADLRKDETFRTTVRYSGTPGTLTDPDGSKEGWLPTADGALGLGEPAGSMAWFPGNHHPSDKAAYDITVTVPKGLQAVSNGELTGQSTRGGRTSYHWHTAEPMASYLATVAIGHFDIARSTGPHGLPILTAVHAGEAQDSADVLAQFPGIIKWEEDIFGPFPFSSAGVIVAGPGDSGYALETQNRPTFPGAPDTGTVVHELAHQWYGDSVTPKSWRDMWLNEGFATYAQWLWTEDHGGSSAQQTFMDTYNGDDDSIWAYPPAKPSSAAHISDSPVYQRGAMVLHKIRQRIGDKAFFALLRAWPAARRHAYADTADFTAWVQAQCPGKDFADIWKTWLYGDGKPAHP; this is translated from the coding sequence GTGTCCCGATCCGTACGCCTCGTCCCGGCCGCCGCGGTCATGCTCACCTTCAGCCTCGTACTCACGGGCACCGCGTGCGACGGTGGTGTGCACGGCACTCCGGGCGGCCCGGGCGTCGGCGACCCGTACTTCCCGAAGGCGGGCAACGGCGGCTACGACGTCGGGCACTACGGCCTCACCCTCGACTACACCCCGGCCACCCGCCACCTCACCGGGACGGCGGTCATCACCGCCACGGCCACGAGGGATCTGTCCGCCTTCGACCTCGACCTCGCCGGGCTGCACGTCGACTCGGTCACCGTCGAGGGCGAGGACGCCCCCTTCAGCCGGGCCGGGCAGGAACTCACCGTCCGCCCGCGGGCCGATCTGCGCAAGGACGAGACGTTCCGCACGACCGTGCGCTACTCGGGCACTCCCGGCACCCTCACCGACCCCGACGGCTCCAAGGAGGGCTGGCTGCCCACCGCCGACGGCGCCCTCGGCCTCGGCGAGCCCGCCGGCTCCATGGCCTGGTTCCCCGGCAACCACCACCCCTCCGACAAGGCGGCCTACGACATCACGGTCACCGTCCCCAAGGGCCTCCAGGCCGTCTCCAACGGCGAGCTGACGGGCCAGAGCACGCGGGGCGGGCGTACGTCGTACCACTGGCACACCGCCGAGCCGATGGCGAGCTATCTGGCCACGGTTGCCATAGGCCACTTCGACATCGCGCGCAGCACCGGCCCGCACGGGCTGCCGATCCTCACTGCCGTGCACGCCGGCGAGGCGCAGGACAGCGCGGACGTGCTGGCGCAGTTCCCCGGCATCATCAAGTGGGAGGAGGACATCTTCGGGCCGTTCCCCTTCTCCTCCGCCGGTGTCATCGTGGCCGGGCCGGGCGATTCCGGATACGCCCTGGAGACCCAGAACCGGCCCACCTTCCCCGGCGCCCCGGACACCGGGACCGTGGTGCACGAACTGGCCCACCAGTGGTACGGCGACTCGGTCACCCCCAAGTCCTGGCGGGACATGTGGCTCAACGAGGGCTTCGCCACCTACGCCCAGTGGCTGTGGACGGAGGACCACGGCGGCTCCAGCGCCCAGCAGACCTTCATGGACACGTACAACGGCGACGACGACTCCATCTGGGCCTACCCGCCGGCGAAGCCGTCGAGCGCGGCGCACATCTCCGACAGCCCCGTCTACCAGCGCGGCGCGATGGTCCTGCACAAGATCCGGCAGAGGATCGGCGACAAGGCCTTCTTCGCCCTCCTGCGCGCCTGGCCCGCCGCCCGTCGCCACGCCTACGCGGACACGGCCGACTTCACCGCCTGGGTCCAGGCACAGTGCCCCGGCAAGGACTTCGCCGACATCTGGAAGACCTGGCTGTACGGCGACGGCAAACCGGCGCATCCGTAG
- a CDS encoding rhomboid-like protein, whose product MRINRGLRRVGAWIRSAPGTYVWLVVLFITTVALHHMSPQFEQHFLRQRSTNIHELSHNPVRVLVASAFWIDGGHWIPYAFLYTVFHAPVERWLGTARWLAVCALAHVLATLISEGALLKAVRDGIAPHSAVNTLDIGVSYALAGVIAVLTYRIAAPWRYVYLPAVLAVFALPLIEGRSFTDLGHFVSALIGLACYPLVRGCGKAWNPKETLAALRS is encoded by the coding sequence ATGCGAATCAACCGGGGCCTGAGGAGAGTGGGGGCGTGGATCCGCAGTGCCCCCGGCACCTACGTGTGGCTGGTGGTCCTGTTCATCACGACCGTCGCCCTGCACCACATGTCGCCTCAGTTCGAGCAGCACTTCCTGCGGCAGCGCTCGACCAACATCCACGAGTTGTCGCACAACCCGGTACGGGTGCTGGTGGCGAGCGCGTTCTGGATCGACGGCGGCCACTGGATTCCGTACGCCTTCCTGTACACGGTGTTCCACGCGCCGGTCGAGCGCTGGCTGGGCACGGCCCGCTGGCTCGCGGTGTGCGCGCTGGCGCACGTCCTGGCGACCCTGATCAGCGAGGGCGCCCTGCTGAAGGCGGTCCGCGACGGCATCGCCCCGCACTCGGCGGTCAACACCCTGGACATCGGGGTGAGTTACGCGCTGGCGGGGGTCATCGCGGTGCTCACCTACCGGATCGCGGCGCCCTGGCGCTACGTGTATCTGCCGGCGGTGCTGGCCGTCTTCGCGCTGCCGCTGATCGAGGGGCGCAGCTTCACCGATCTCGGCCACTTCGTCTCGGCGCTGATCGGACTGGCCTGCTATCCGCTGGTCAGGGGCTGCGGAAAAGCATGGAATCCGAAGGAGACACTGGCCGCTCTGAGGAGCTAA
- a CDS encoding flavin reductase family protein encodes MLKTASPTALAASGHAEGVSNDEFRAAMSRLAAGVVLVTAQEPPLDPDDPHAPGMEDVGMTATAFMSVSLDPPLVLVSLREGSRMDDLLDEQPLWAVSVLTESQRHIAGRFAMKGRISDRLLFEGLPCDRGEATGAPLVGGALATLECRTEQRVSAGDHTLVIGRVLTARVPGAEGGPLLYFQGRYRQLG; translated from the coding sequence GTGCTGAAGACCGCCTCCCCCACCGCCCTCGCCGCTTCCGGGCATGCTGAGGGCGTGAGCAACGACGAGTTCCGGGCCGCGATGTCCCGGCTGGCCGCGGGCGTGGTCCTGGTGACCGCGCAGGAACCGCCGCTCGACCCGGACGACCCGCACGCGCCGGGCATGGAGGACGTCGGCATGACCGCCACGGCCTTCATGTCGGTCTCGCTCGACCCGCCGCTGGTCCTCGTCAGCCTGCGCGAGGGCTCCCGGATGGACGACCTGCTGGACGAACAGCCCCTGTGGGCCGTGTCGGTGCTCACCGAGAGCCAGCGGCACATCGCCGGCCGCTTCGCGATGAAGGGCCGCATCAGCGACCGGCTGCTCTTCGAGGGCCTCCCGTGCGACCGCGGCGAGGCCACCGGCGCGCCCCTGGTGGGCGGCGCGCTGGCCACGCTGGAGTGCCGCACCGAGCAGCGGGTCAGCGCCGGGGACCACACGCTGGTCATCGGCCGTGTCCTCACCGCGCGGGTACCGGGCGCCGAGGGCGGGCCACTGCTGTATTTCCAGGGCCGGTACCGGCAGTTGGGCTAG
- the cdgB gene encoding diguanylate cyclase CdgB, which translates to METESEPYVRLASLRQLHQVMADMNTARSLADTLQTVADGVVQALGYEMACVNLVRPDGDLVVAAFSGNSAAEALITGRVGSRESWDRRLHMGECWGDLIFIPHTEGWVLDDDDVPQWYTDGPAPRFEDEWHPSDRLFAPMYTPGVQGGSSGELLGVISVDRPRNGRRPGAWGREALQMYAFQAAIAISNARLRANMQRALVRLEREQQALRASEESFRQAFEYAPSGMAIAEMGGDQHGRILRTNDALCRLLGRPASAMRRYSFSDLVHPEDIGTLLRTSAEGGRAELRLGRRDGTYVWVSLRNSVVADAADGPRFLLTHVEDIEERKRRELQLAHRASHDSLTGLPNSAELRSRLSARLCQRPAHSGALESLDAAYGHPVFDGPAGHGFDFRPGTEGYDAFDHHVHTAAPEDDRDDGTKGLAVLFCDLDGFKSINDRFGHNAGDAVLIEVARRLTRGVRDGDTVARLGGDEFVILADGLGRADAQDLAVRLRNEIIQPIRAEGRAVRVGASFGIGWAHCGMTADEVLKSADERMYVEKRSRPKQHRRAG; encoded by the coding sequence ATGGAGACCGAGTCGGAGCCGTATGTCCGTCTTGCGTCCCTGCGGCAGCTGCACCAGGTCATGGCCGACATGAACACGGCACGCAGCCTGGCGGACACCCTGCAGACCGTGGCCGACGGCGTCGTGCAGGCTCTCGGGTACGAGATGGCGTGCGTGAACCTCGTCCGCCCTGACGGAGATCTCGTCGTCGCCGCGTTCTCCGGCAACTCCGCCGCCGAGGCCCTGATCACCGGCCGGGTCGGCTCCCGCGAGTCCTGGGACCGGCGGCTGCACATGGGCGAGTGCTGGGGCGACCTGATCTTCATACCGCACACCGAGGGCTGGGTCCTCGACGACGACGACGTCCCCCAGTGGTACACGGACGGCCCCGCGCCCCGCTTCGAGGACGAGTGGCACCCCTCCGACCGCCTCTTCGCCCCCATGTACACCCCGGGCGTGCAGGGCGGCTCCTCCGGCGAGCTGCTCGGCGTCATATCCGTCGACCGGCCTCGCAACGGCCGCCGCCCGGGCGCCTGGGGCCGCGAGGCCCTGCAGATGTACGCCTTCCAGGCCGCCATCGCGATCAGCAACGCCCGGCTGCGCGCCAACATGCAGCGTGCCCTGGTCCGCCTCGAGCGCGAGCAGCAGGCCCTGCGCGCGAGCGAGGAATCCTTCCGGCAGGCCTTCGAGTACGCCCCCTCCGGCATGGCCATAGCGGAGATGGGCGGTGACCAGCACGGCCGGATCCTGCGCACCAACGACGCCCTGTGCCGCCTGCTGGGCCGCCCCGCCTCCGCGATGCGCCGCTACTCCTTCTCCGACCTCGTCCACCCCGAGGACATCGGCACGCTCCTGCGGACCTCCGCCGAGGGCGGCCGCGCGGAGCTGCGCCTCGGCCGCCGCGACGGCACCTACGTCTGGGTGTCGCTGCGCAACTCGGTCGTGGCCGACGCCGCCGACGGCCCGCGCTTCCTGCTCACCCACGTCGAGGACATAGAGGAGCGCAAGCGGCGCGAGCTGCAGCTCGCCCACCGCGCCTCCCACGACTCCCTGACCGGCCTGCCGAACTCCGCCGAGCTGCGCTCGCGCCTGTCGGCCCGGCTGTGCCAGCGCCCCGCCCACTCCGGCGCGCTGGAGTCCCTGGACGCGGCCTACGGCCACCCCGTCTTCGACGGCCCGGCCGGCCACGGCTTCGACTTCCGGCCGGGCACGGAGGGGTACGACGCCTTCGACCACCATGTGCACACCGCCGCCCCCGAGGACGACCGCGACGACGGCACCAAGGGCCTCGCGGTCCTCTTCTGCGACCTCGACGGCTTCAAGTCGATCAACGACCGCTTCGGCCACAACGCGGGCGACGCGGTGCTCATCGAGGTGGCGCGCAGGCTGACCCGGGGCGTGCGCGACGGCGACACGGTCGCCCGGCTCGGCGGCGACGAGTTCGTGATCCTCGCCGACGGTCTCGGCCGGGCCGACGCCCAGGACCTCGCCGTACGGCTGCGCAACGAGATCATCCAGCCGATCCGGGCCGAGGGCAGGGCCGTCCGGGTGGGCGCGAGTTTCGGCATCGGGTGGGCACACTGCGGGATGACTGCGGACGAGGTGTTGAAGTCTGCCGACGAGCGGATGTACGTAGAGAAACGATCTCGTCCCAAACAACATCGACGCGCCGGATGA
- a CDS encoding TerD family protein, whose protein sequence is MAVSLSKGGNVSLTKEAPGLTAVTVGLGWDVRTTTGTDFDLDASAIAVNAQGKVYSDAHFVFFNNKQTPDNSIVHTGDNTTGQGEGDDEAINVNLAALPADIDKVVFPVSIYDAENRGQNFGQVRNAYIRIVNQAGGSEIARYDLSEDAATETAMVFGELYRNGAEWKFRAVGQGYASGLVGIAQDFGVNV, encoded by the coding sequence ATGGCTGTAAGCCTGTCCAAGGGTGGCAACGTCTCGCTCACCAAGGAGGCTCCGGGCCTGACCGCCGTCACCGTGGGCCTCGGCTGGGACGTCCGCACCACCACCGGCACGGACTTCGACCTGGATGCCTCCGCCATCGCGGTCAACGCACAGGGCAAGGTCTACTCGGACGCCCACTTCGTCTTCTTCAACAACAAGCAGACCCCGGACAACTCGATCGTCCACACGGGCGACAACACCACCGGCCAGGGCGAGGGCGACGACGAGGCGATCAACGTCAACCTGGCCGCGCTCCCGGCCGACATCGACAAGGTCGTCTTCCCGGTCTCCATCTACGACGCCGAGAACCGCGGCCAGAACTTCGGCCAGGTCCGCAACGCGTACATCCGCATCGTGAACCAGGCCGGCGGCTCCGAAATCGCCCGCTACGACCTGTCGGAGGACGCCGCCACCGAGACGGCCATGGTCTTCGGCGAGCTGTACCGCAACGGCGCGGAGTGGAAGTTCCGCGCGGTGGGCCAGGGCTATGCCTCGGGCCTGGTCGGCATCGCCCAGGACTTCGGCGTGAACGTCTGA